A region from the Rhizobium favelukesii genome encodes:
- a CDS encoding tyrosine-type recombinase/integrase, with product MARRALKRADVSGMRSHHAHVFRHTFATIAIRSGVGLTELAQVLRHKDPDTTRIYAKLDIEGLRSLSRPWAGEIQ from the coding sequence ATCGCTCGTAGAGCACTGAAGCGCGCGGATGTTTCCGGGATGCGATCACATCATGCGCATGTGTTCCGGCATACCTTTGCGACGATTGCGATCAGATCAGGCGTCGGTCTTACGGAGCTTGCCCAGGTACTTCGCCACAAAGACCCGGACACCACCAGGATTTACGCGAAGCTCGACATCGAGGGCCTGCGCTCCCTCTCGCGGCCGTGGGCGGGAGAGATTCAATGA